One window from the genome of Nocardioides panaciterrulae encodes:
- a CDS encoding ABC transporter substrate-binding protein, producing MRRTKPLAVVAGAALFALAACGGSGGSGEKNPSSTRTFTKEGEVTKDATRQGPAPDISGASSGGTITVYLPGDPGPDSMDPTGGWSVTGNSIQQALTSRSLTQYSRDPKTGQMVLVPDLATDLGSHNDDFTEWSFTIRDDATWEDGSPVTPEQVAWGIQRSMDSDTFPAGAGTEYSQTYFEGAGEYKGPYTEPKAKWNGVTVDGQKITIHMAKTFPDMDYWGAFMAMGPAPLGKASQPPDYGKHIMSNGPYKVESFRPNEELTLVKNDQWDPASDPARHQYADKWVFKFNQDQSKVDQIMLSDNTESQTSLSTSLGSNNYEKANTQMGDRLVQQSDQCVSYLSPDYTKITDINVRKALAYAYPYQDMWLATGEVPGVTRVPANSIMPPGMAGKHEYFVDGEQFTYSPDKAKALLAKAGYANKPYPITMVYYEPDPLAVAGQKVFEKGMAEAGFKVKGIPVQTSPYNVWLNPDDKTNKQLNLRGVNWCSDWPSALTMLPPLLRTGAAYNTAQFSEKSVDDRMNAIPSLPLDQQADAWGSLDEEIETKYFPIIPTAFRNDLFVFGSKIGNPAGDGQIGAPNYKDLYVQQ from the coding sequence ATGAGACGGACCAAGCCACTGGCGGTAGTCGCCGGTGCTGCGCTGTTCGCCCTAGCCGCATGTGGCGGCTCGGGCGGCAGCGGCGAGAAGAACCCTTCGTCCACGCGGACGTTCACCAAGGAGGGTGAGGTCACCAAGGACGCCACCCGCCAGGGTCCGGCCCCGGACATCTCGGGCGCCTCCTCCGGTGGCACGATCACGGTGTACCTGCCCGGCGACCCCGGTCCGGACTCCATGGACCCGACCGGCGGCTGGTCCGTGACCGGCAACTCGATCCAGCAGGCGCTGACGAGCCGTTCGCTCACGCAGTACTCGCGTGACCCGAAGACCGGACAGATGGTGCTGGTCCCGGACCTCGCCACCGACCTGGGCAGCCACAACGACGACTTCACCGAGTGGTCGTTCACGATCCGCGACGACGCCACGTGGGAGGACGGCTCGCCCGTCACCCCGGAGCAGGTCGCCTGGGGCATCCAGCGCTCGATGGACTCCGACACCTTCCCGGCCGGCGCCGGCACCGAGTACTCCCAGACCTACTTCGAGGGCGCGGGCGAGTACAAGGGCCCCTACACCGAGCCCAAGGCGAAGTGGAACGGCGTCACGGTCGACGGCCAGAAGATCACCATCCACATGGCCAAGACGTTCCCCGACATGGACTACTGGGGCGCGTTCATGGCGATGGGCCCGGCCCCGCTGGGCAAGGCCAGCCAGCCGCCGGACTACGGCAAGCACATCATGTCCAACGGCCCCTACAAGGTGGAGTCCTTCCGCCCGAACGAGGAGCTGACGCTGGTCAAGAACGACCAGTGGGACCCGGCTTCCGACCCGGCCCGGCACCAGTACGCCGACAAGTGGGTCTTCAAGTTCAACCAGGACCAGTCCAAGGTTGACCAGATCATGCTGAGCGACAACACCGAGTCGCAGACCTCGCTGTCGACCTCGCTGGGCTCGAACAACTACGAGAAGGCCAACACCCAGATGGGTGACCGCCTCGTGCAGCAGTCGGACCAGTGCGTGAGCTACCTCTCGCCCGACTACACCAAGATCACCGACATCAACGTCCGCAAGGCCCTGGCGTACGCCTACCCGTACCAGGACATGTGGCTGGCGACCGGTGAGGTCCCGGGCGTGACCCGCGTCCCGGCGAACTCGATCATGCCTCCCGGCATGGCGGGCAAGCACGAGTACTTCGTCGACGGTGAGCAGTTCACCTACAGCCCCGACAAGGCGAAGGCGCTGCTGGCCAAGGCCGGCTACGCCAACAAGCCGTACCCGATCACCATGGTCTACTACGAGCCCGACCCGCTGGCCGTCGCCGGCCAGAAGGTCTTCGAGAAGGGCATGGCCGAGGCCGGCTTCAAGGTCAAGGGCATCCCGGTCCAGACCTCGCCGTACAACGTCTGGCTGAACCCCGACGACAAGACGAACAAGCAGCTCAACCTGCGTGGCGTCAACTGGTGCTCCGACTGGCCGTCGGCGCTGACCATGCTTCCGCCGCTGCTGCGCACCGGTGCTGCCTACAACACCGCGCAGTTCTCCGAGAAGTCCGTCGACGACCGCATGAACGCGATCCCGTCGCTGCCGCTCGACCAGCAGGCCGACGCCTGGGGTTCGCTTGACGAGGAGATCGAGACGAAGTACTTCCCGATCATCCCGACCGCGTTCCGCAACGACCTGTTCGTGTTCGGTTCCAAGATCGGCAACCCGGCCGGTGACGGCCAGATCGGCGCGCCGAACTACAAGGACCTCTACGTCCAGCAGTGA
- a CDS encoding ABC transporter permease — translation MSAQTAGPETLGDLSEEPSQPDPGSKKAEVIAGKSPMRIALGRLAKDKIAVVCAATVLFFLLVAVFAGQICAIFGVSTATVLPSQYLDSLGGGLPLPQYGPPNGGFTMDHPFGIAPLSATDNLAFWVYGARTSLEISATATLFGATVGIVLGLVGGYLGGLADKVISFFTDLFLTIPFLLAALVIAPIINQRFNDSSNYPRIQFWALIVVLAGFGWMPMARLIRGETLSLREREFVQAAKVIGMPTRRILVRELLPNLAAPIVVATSLMLPAFVAAEAGLAYLGIGVTSGISWGQTINHATPFFETYSLYLWEPMIGIVALVLALNLLGDAIRDALDPKTRR, via the coding sequence ATGTCGGCACAGACAGCTGGGCCAGAGACCCTGGGCGACCTGAGCGAGGAGCCTTCGCAGCCCGACCCCGGGAGCAAGAAGGCGGAGGTGATCGCCGGGAAGTCCCCGATGCGGATCGCCCTGGGGCGGCTCGCCAAGGACAAGATCGCGGTGGTCTGCGCCGCGACCGTCCTGTTCTTCCTCCTGGTGGCGGTCTTCGCCGGGCAGATCTGCGCGATCTTCGGCGTCAGCACCGCGACGGTGCTGCCCAGCCAGTACCTCGACTCGCTCGGCGGCGGTCTGCCGCTGCCGCAGTACGGTCCGCCCAACGGCGGCTTCACGATGGACCACCCCTTCGGCATCGCGCCGCTCTCGGCCACCGACAACCTGGCCTTCTGGGTCTACGGGGCCCGGACCTCGCTGGAGATCTCCGCGACCGCCACGCTGTTCGGAGCCACCGTCGGCATCGTGCTGGGCCTGGTCGGCGGCTACCTGGGCGGTCTCGCCGACAAGGTGATCTCCTTCTTCACCGACCTCTTCCTGACGATCCCCTTCCTGCTGGCCGCCCTGGTGATCGCGCCGATCATCAACCAGCGGTTCAACGACAGCAGCAACTACCCGCGGATCCAGTTCTGGGCCCTGATCGTGGTGCTGGCCGGCTTCGGCTGGATGCCCATGGCCCGCCTGATCCGCGGCGAGACGCTCTCGCTCCGGGAGCGCGAGTTCGTGCAGGCCGCGAAGGTCATCGGCATGCCGACCCGTCGGATCCTGGTCCGGGAGCTGCTGCCGAACCTCGCGGCACCGATCGTCGTCGCCACCTCGCTGATGCTGCCGGCCTTCGTGGCCGCCGAGGCCGGGTTGGCCTATCTCGGCATCGGCGTGACGTCGGGCATCTCGTGGGGCCAGACGATCAACCACGCCACGCCGTTCTTCGAGACCTACTCGCTCTACTTGTGGGAGCCCATGATCGGCATCGTCGCGCTGGTCCTGGCCCTCAACCTCCTCGGCGATGCGATCCGGGACGCGCTCGACCCGAAGACCCGTCGCTAG
- the aspS gene encoding aspartate--tRNA ligase: MIRTHDAGALRAEHVGQTVTLAGWVARRRDHGGVAFLDLREASGVVQVVVHDADLAHHLRSEYCVKVTGEVSRRPEGNANPHLPSGEIEVIAKDMEVLSAAAPLPFPIDEHVEVGEEARLKHRYLDLRRPAPNAALRLRSKVNKAARDVLDGHDFVEIETPTLTRSTPEGARDFLVPARLQPGSWYALPQSPQLFKQLLMVAGMERYFQIARCYRDEDFRADRQPEFTQLDLEMSFVDQDDVIAVSEEILAALWRLIGHEVTTPIPRMTYAEAMARYGSDKPDLRMGQELVECTEYFKDTTFRVFQAEYVGAVVMPGGAGQPRKQLDAWQEWAKQRGAKGLAYVLVGEDGELGGPVAKNLTHEERAGLAAHAGAQPGDCIFFAAGPTKASRALLGAARLEIGRRCGLIDEDAWSFLWVVDAPLFEPTAEATASGDVALGYSAWTAVHHAFTSPQDLERFDEDPGSALAWAYDIVCNGNEIGGGSIRIHREDVQKRVFAIMGIDEAEAQEKFGFLLEAFKFGAPPHGGIAFGWDRIVALLSGSDSIRDVIAFPKSGGGYDPLTAAPAPITPEQRKEAGVDARPPKDVSAAQ, translated from the coding sequence GTGATCCGCACCCATGACGCCGGCGCCCTGCGCGCCGAGCACGTCGGCCAGACCGTCACCCTCGCCGGGTGGGTCGCGCGCCGGCGCGATCACGGGGGCGTCGCGTTCCTCGACCTGCGCGAGGCCAGCGGCGTGGTCCAGGTCGTCGTTCACGACGCCGACCTCGCCCACCACCTGCGCAGCGAGTACTGCGTCAAGGTCACCGGCGAGGTGAGCCGACGCCCCGAGGGCAACGCGAACCCGCACCTCCCCAGCGGGGAGATCGAGGTGATCGCCAAGGACATGGAGGTGCTCAGCGCCGCGGCGCCGCTGCCGTTCCCCATCGACGAGCACGTCGAGGTGGGGGAGGAGGCGCGCCTCAAGCACCGCTACCTCGACCTGCGCCGGCCGGCGCCGAACGCCGCGCTGCGGCTGCGCAGCAAGGTGAACAAGGCCGCGCGGGACGTCCTCGACGGCCACGACTTCGTGGAGATCGAGACCCCGACGCTGACCCGGTCCACCCCCGAGGGAGCCCGCGACTTCCTGGTGCCCGCGCGCCTGCAGCCCGGCAGCTGGTACGCCCTGCCGCAGAGCCCGCAGCTGTTCAAGCAGCTGCTGATGGTCGCCGGGATGGAGCGCTACTTCCAGATCGCGCGCTGCTACCGCGACGAGGACTTCCGGGCCGACCGCCAGCCGGAGTTCACCCAGCTCGACCTGGAGATGAGCTTCGTCGACCAGGACGACGTCATCGCGGTCTCCGAGGAGATCCTCGCCGCCCTGTGGCGCCTGATCGGCCACGAGGTCACCACGCCGATCCCGCGGATGACCTACGCCGAGGCGATGGCCCGCTACGGGTCGGACAAGCCCGACCTGCGGATGGGCCAGGAGCTCGTCGAGTGCACCGAGTACTTCAAGGACACCACGTTCCGCGTCTTCCAGGCCGAGTACGTCGGGGCCGTCGTGATGCCGGGGGGCGCCGGCCAGCCGCGCAAGCAGCTCGACGCGTGGCAGGAGTGGGCCAAGCAGCGGGGCGCCAAGGGCCTGGCCTACGTGCTGGTCGGCGAGGACGGCGAGCTGGGCGGCCCGGTGGCCAAGAACCTCACCCACGAGGAGAGGGCCGGCCTGGCCGCGCACGCGGGCGCGCAGCCCGGGGACTGCATCTTCTTCGCCGCCGGTCCGACCAAGGCCAGCCGCGCACTGCTGGGCGCGGCCCGGCTGGAGATCGGGCGGCGCTGCGGCCTGATCGACGAGGACGCGTGGAGCTTCCTGTGGGTCGTCGACGCGCCGCTGTTCGAGCCGACCGCCGAGGCCACGGCCTCGGGTGACGTCGCGCTGGGCTACAGCGCCTGGACCGCCGTGCACCACGCCTTCACCTCGCCGCAGGACCTCGAGCGTTTCGACGAGGACCCGGGCTCCGCGCTGGCGTGGGCCTACGACATCGTGTGCAACGGCAACGAGATCGGCGGCGGCTCGATCCGTATCCACCGAGAGGACGTCCAGAAGCGCGTCTTCGCGATCATGGGCATCGACGAGGCCGAGGCGCAGGAGAAGTTCGGGTTCCTCCTGGAGGCCTTCAAGTTCGGCGCGCCGCCGCACGGTGGCATCGCGTTCGGGTGGGACCGGATCGTCGCGCTGCTCTCGGGCAGTGACTCGATCCGCGACGTGATCGCCTTCCCGAAGTCGGGCGGCGGCTACGACCCGCTGACGGCCGCCCCGGCGCCGATCACGCCGGAGCAGCGCAAGGAGGCGGGTGTGGACGCCCGTCCGCCGAAGGATGTCAGCGCGGCGCAGTGA
- the hisS gene encoding histidine--tRNA ligase, whose product MSTKPTPLSGFPELLPEQRFVEQQVVDTLRRTFELHGFAGIETRAVEPMDQLLRKGETSKEVYVLRRLQEADAGSDSGIGLHFDLTVPFARYVLENAGKLEFPFRRYQIQKAWRGERPQEGRYREFTQADIDVVMKDELPFHFDVEVARVMAEALSGLPLPPLRLRVNNRKLIEGFYRGIGAADPARVITIIDKLDKMPAEEVGALLVSDAGLSEKQAEQCLQLATISTTDTSFVDRVRALGVEHELLETGLDELAAVVDGCAAVRSDRFEVEASLSLARGLDYYTGTVFEIHMVGFEFLKSVGGGGRYDALASDGRSTYPGVGISFGISRTLVPLMSRGLLSSDRKVPSAVLVALVDEQSRGASDAVAQALRASGVPCEVAATAQKFGKQIRYAERRGIPYVWFPSTEGEHQVKDIRTGDQVVADPATWTPPTEDLRPRVRTSNEEKNQ is encoded by the coding sequence ATGAGCACCAAGCCGACCCCGCTGAGCGGGTTCCCTGAGCTGCTGCCCGAGCAGCGCTTCGTCGAGCAGCAGGTCGTCGACACCCTGCGCCGCACCTTCGAGCTGCACGGTTTCGCCGGCATCGAGACCCGCGCCGTCGAGCCGATGGACCAGCTGCTGCGCAAGGGGGAGACCTCCAAGGAGGTCTACGTGCTGCGCCGCCTGCAGGAGGCCGACGCCGGGTCCGACTCCGGGATCGGGCTGCACTTCGACCTCACCGTGCCGTTCGCGCGCTACGTCCTGGAGAACGCCGGCAAGCTCGAGTTCCCCTTCCGCCGCTACCAGATCCAGAAGGCCTGGCGGGGGGAGCGGCCCCAGGAGGGCCGGTACCGCGAGTTCACCCAGGCCGACATCGACGTGGTGATGAAGGACGAGCTCCCCTTCCACTTCGACGTCGAGGTGGCCCGGGTCATGGCCGAGGCGCTCTCGGGGCTGCCGCTGCCGCCGCTGCGGCTGCGGGTGAACAACCGCAAGCTGATCGAGGGCTTCTACCGCGGCATCGGCGCGGCGGACCCGGCTCGGGTGATCACGATCATCGACAAGCTGGACAAGATGCCGGCCGAGGAGGTCGGCGCGCTGCTGGTCTCCGACGCCGGGCTCAGCGAGAAGCAGGCCGAGCAGTGCCTGCAGCTGGCCACGATCAGCACCACCGACACCTCCTTCGTCGACCGGGTGCGGGCGCTCGGTGTCGAGCACGAGCTGCTCGAGACCGGCCTCGACGAGCTGGCCGCGGTCGTCGACGGCTGCGCGGCGGTGCGCAGCGACCGGTTCGAGGTGGAGGCGAGCCTCAGCCTCGCCCGCGGGCTGGACTACTACACCGGCACGGTGTTCGAGATCCACATGGTCGGCTTCGAGTTCCTCAAGTCGGTCGGTGGCGGTGGCCGGTACGACGCGCTGGCCTCCGACGGCCGCAGCACCTACCCCGGCGTGGGCATCTCGTTCGGCATCTCGCGCACGCTGGTGCCGCTGATGAGCCGGGGGCTGCTGAGCAGCGACCGGAAGGTCCCCAGCGCGGTGTTGGTGGCCCTCGTCGACGAGCAGAGCCGCGGGGCGAGCGACGCGGTGGCGCAGGCGCTGCGCGCCAGCGGCGTGCCCTGCGAGGTGGCCGCGACCGCCCAGAAGTTCGGCAAGCAGATCCGGTACGCCGAGCGGCGGGGCATCCCGTACGTGTGGTTCCCCTCGACCGAGGGCGAGCACCAGGTGAAGGACATCCGCACGGGGGACCAGGTGGTGGCCGATCCGGCGACCTGGACCCCGCCCACCGAGGACCTGCGTCCTCGGGTGAGGACGAGCAACGAGGAGAAGAACCAGTGA
- a CDS encoding MBL fold metallo-hydrolase, with translation MLIAGFPAGPWGTNCYVAATAAGSECVVIDPGKDSAAGVAEVVREHRLKPVAVLVTHGHVDHMWCVAPVAGTYDATAWIHPRDRHLLTDPMAGMSPETSRMLLGGGYEWAEPDDVRELADHQVLELAGLQFLVDHTPGHTEGSVTFRAPYDAADVSEVMFSGDLLFAGSIGRTDLPGGDHATMLRSLTEKVLPLADDIVVLPGHGEQTSIGRERATNPFLRDLLEDGDAGRVTRGL, from the coding sequence GTGCTGATCGCCGGTTTCCCTGCGGGTCCCTGGGGCACGAACTGCTATGTCGCGGCCACCGCCGCCGGCAGCGAGTGCGTCGTCATCGACCCCGGCAAGGACTCCGCCGCCGGAGTCGCCGAGGTCGTCCGCGAGCACCGGCTCAAGCCGGTCGCCGTGCTGGTCACCCACGGTCACGTGGACCACATGTGGTGCGTGGCCCCGGTCGCGGGGACCTACGACGCCACCGCGTGGATCCATCCGCGTGACCGGCACCTGCTGACCGACCCGATGGCCGGCATGTCGCCGGAGACCAGCCGGATGCTGCTCGGTGGCGGCTACGAGTGGGCCGAGCCCGACGACGTCCGGGAGCTCGCCGACCACCAGGTCCTCGAGCTGGCCGGGCTGCAGTTCCTGGTCGACCACACCCCGGGGCATACCGAGGGGTCGGTCACCTTCCGCGCGCCGTACGACGCCGCGGACGTCTCGGAGGTCATGTTCTCCGGCGACCTGCTCTTCGCGGGCTCGATCGGTCGCACGGACCTGCCGGGCGGTGACCACGCCACGATGCTGCGCAGCCTCACCGAGAAGGTGCTGCCGCTCGCCGACGACATCGTGGTCCTCCCCGGTCACGGCGAGCAGACGTCCATCGGTCGCGAGCGTGCGACCAACCCCTTCCTGCGCGACCTCCTCGAGGACGGCGACGCAGGACGAGTCACCCGAGGTCTGTGA
- a CDS encoding DUF349 domain-containing protein translates to MTSQQWGRVDDDGTVYVRTADGERPVGQYPEGSPEEAMRFFTERYAALAFEVDLLEQRIKSGVLSPDEAAGSVRTVREQVDGAHAVGDLASLLARLDALTPVIESQREARKAERAQRSAASKVEKEKIVTEAERLAEGSDWRNGANRLRELLDQWKALPRIDRASDDALWRRFSTARTAYTRRRKAHFAEVHEQREGARTVKERLADEAEALSGSTDWGPTAGRYRDLMQQWKAAGPAPREVDEALWRRFRAAQDTFFGARDAANAEQDREFAGNAEVKEGLLVEAEALLPVTDVEAARKAFRDLAERWDAAGKVPRDRMKDLEGRMRRVEQAIRGVEDEQWRRSDPEKSARASDMVTQLQSAIAGVEADLERARAAGDERKVRDLEENLASRRSFLEMARQASADFSA, encoded by the coding sequence GTGACCAGTCAGCAGTGGGGTCGGGTCGACGACGACGGCACCGTCTACGTGAGGACCGCCGACGGGGAGCGCCCGGTCGGTCAGTATCCCGAGGGCAGCCCCGAGGAGGCGATGCGCTTCTTCACCGAGCGGTACGCCGCGCTCGCGTTCGAGGTGGACCTGCTCGAGCAGCGGATCAAGTCCGGCGTGCTGTCCCCCGACGAGGCGGCCGGCTCGGTCCGGACGGTCCGCGAGCAGGTCGACGGCGCGCACGCGGTCGGTGACCTGGCCTCGCTCCTCGCCCGGCTGGACGCCCTCACCCCGGTGATCGAGAGCCAGCGGGAGGCTCGCAAGGCCGAGCGCGCCCAGCGCAGCGCCGCCTCGAAGGTCGAGAAGGAGAAGATCGTCACCGAGGCCGAGCGGCTGGCCGAGGGCAGCGACTGGCGCAACGGCGCGAACCGGCTGCGCGAGCTGCTCGACCAGTGGAAGGCGCTCCCCCGCATCGACCGCGCCTCCGACGACGCGCTCTGGCGCCGCTTCTCCACCGCCCGCACCGCCTACACCCGGCGGCGCAAGGCGCACTTCGCCGAGGTGCACGAGCAGCGCGAGGGCGCCCGGACGGTCAAGGAGCGGCTCGCTGACGAGGCCGAGGCCCTCTCGGGCTCCACCGACTGGGGCCCGACCGCCGGCCGCTACCGCGACCTGATGCAGCAGTGGAAGGCCGCCGGCCCGGCGCCCCGGGAGGTCGACGAGGCGCTGTGGCGCCGGTTCCGCGCCGCCCAGGACACCTTCTTCGGCGCCCGCGACGCCGCCAACGCCGAGCAGGACCGCGAGTTCGCCGGCAACGCCGAGGTCAAGGAGGGACTGCTGGTCGAGGCCGAGGCGCTGCTCCCGGTCACCGACGTGGAGGCCGCCCGAAAGGCGTTCCGCGACCTCGCCGAGCGCTGGGACGCCGCGGGCAAGGTCCCGCGCGACCGGATGAAGGACCTCGAGGGCCGGATGCGCCGCGTCGAGCAGGCCATCCGGGGTGTCGAGGACGAGCAGTGGCGTCGTTCCGACCCCGAGAAGTCCGCCCGGGCCTCCGACATGGTCACCCAGCTCCAGTCCGCGATCGCCGGCGTCGAGGCCGATCTCGAGCGCGCCCGCGCGGCCGGCGACGAGCGCAAGGTCCGGGACCTCGAGGAGAACCTCGCCTCCCGCAGGTCCTTCCTGGAGATGGCCCGCCAGGCCTCCGCCGACTTCTCCGCCTGA
- a CDS encoding RelA/SpoT family protein: MRARLARMGRSGQSQNPVLEPLFRAVRANHPKADLALLERAYKTAELQHGSQMRKSGDPYITHPLAVTTILAGIGMTEPTLVASLLHDTVEDTPYTLDQLREDFGDEVARLVDGVTKLDKVKYGDSAQAETIRKMIVAMSRDIRVLVIKLADRLHNMRTLRYVPQASQERTARETLDIYAPLAHRLGMNTIKWELEDLAFATLHPKIYDEIVRMVAERAPSRDQFLAEVIAQVEADLREGKIKATVTGRPKHYYSIYQKMIVGGRDFSDIYDLVGIRILVEDDRDCYSVLGVLHSRWNPVLGRFKDYVAMPKFNMYQSLHTTVIGPHGKPVEMQIRTFSMHRRAEYGVAAHWKYKEDGRNGVDTERRADLDDMTWVRQLLDWQSEVEDPGEFLESLRFEINRAEVYVFTPRGDVIALPTGSTPVDFAYAVHTEVGHRTIGARVNGRLVPLESTLENGDVVEVFTSKAPTAAPSRDWLNFAKSQRARSKIRQWFTKERREEAIERGKDQIARLMRKEGLPLKRLLSHESLMLAADHFKLADVSALYAAVGEGNLSAQAVVRRVIDLHGGAEGAQEDLAEGVTITGRRGRSKVPTGGDAGVVVKGAPDVWVKLAKCCTPVPPDAILGFVTKGGGVSVHRTDCTNAKSLQAHPERLLDVEWAVTGQSTFLVNIQVEALDRNRLLSDITMVLSDAHVNILSASLSTSRDRVAKSRFTFEMAEAKHLDTVLKAVRSVPGVFDAYRVTQ, encoded by the coding sequence ATGCGGGCGCGCCTGGCCCGGATGGGCCGCAGCGGCCAGTCGCAGAACCCGGTGCTCGAGCCGCTGTTCCGCGCGGTCCGCGCCAACCACCCCAAGGCCGACCTCGCCCTGCTGGAGCGGGCCTACAAGACGGCCGAGCTGCAGCACGGGTCCCAGATGCGCAAGAGCGGGGACCCCTACATCACCCACCCCCTCGCGGTCACCACGATCCTGGCCGGCATCGGCATGACCGAGCCGACCCTCGTGGCGTCGCTGCTGCACGACACGGTCGAGGACACGCCGTACACGCTCGACCAGCTGCGCGAGGACTTCGGTGACGAGGTGGCCCGACTCGTCGACGGCGTGACCAAGCTCGACAAGGTCAAGTACGGCGACTCGGCGCAGGCCGAGACGATCCGCAAGATGATCGTCGCGATGTCGCGCGACATCCGGGTGCTGGTCATCAAGCTGGCCGACCGGCTGCACAACATGCGCACGCTGCGCTACGTCCCCCAGGCCAGCCAGGAGCGCACCGCCCGGGAGACCCTCGACATCTACGCCCCGCTGGCGCACCGGCTGGGCATGAACACCATCAAGTGGGAGCTGGAGGACCTCGCGTTCGCCACCCTGCACCCCAAGATCTACGACGAGATCGTGCGGATGGTGGCCGAACGCGCCCCCTCGCGGGACCAGTTCCTCGCCGAGGTCATCGCCCAGGTCGAGGCCGACCTGCGCGAGGGCAAGATCAAGGCGACCGTGACCGGACGCCCGAAGCACTACTACTCGATCTACCAGAAGATGATCGTCGGGGGCCGCGACTTCTCCGACATCTACGACCTGGTCGGCATCCGGATCCTGGTCGAGGACGACCGAGACTGCTACTCCGTCCTCGGCGTGCTGCACTCGCGCTGGAACCCGGTCCTGGGCCGGTTCAAGGACTACGTAGCGATGCCGAAGTTCAACATGTACCAGTCGCTGCACACGACGGTCATCGGCCCGCACGGCAAGCCGGTCGAGATGCAGATCCGGACCTTCTCCATGCACCGCCGCGCGGAGTACGGCGTCGCCGCGCACTGGAAGTACAAGGAGGACGGCCGCAACGGCGTCGACACCGAGCGCCGCGCCGACCTCGACGACATGACCTGGGTGCGCCAGCTGCTGGACTGGCAGAGCGAGGTCGAGGACCCGGGGGAGTTCCTGGAGTCCCTGCGCTTCGAGATCAACCGGGCCGAGGTCTACGTGTTCACGCCGCGCGGTGACGTGATCGCGCTGCCGACCGGGTCGACGCCGGTCGACTTCGCCTATGCGGTGCACACCGAGGTCGGGCACCGCACCATCGGCGCCCGGGTGAACGGGCGGCTGGTGCCGCTGGAGTCGACGCTCGAGAACGGCGACGTCGTCGAGGTCTTCACCTCCAAGGCCCCCACGGCGGCCCCCTCGCGCGACTGGCTGAACTTCGCCAAGTCCCAGCGCGCGCGGTCCAAGATCCGCCAGTGGTTCACCAAGGAGCGCCGCGAGGAGGCCATCGAGCGCGGCAAGGACCAGATCGCGCGGCTGATGCGCAAGGAGGGCCTGCCCCTCAAGCGGCTGCTGTCCCACGAGTCGCTGATGCTGGCGGCCGACCACTTCAAGCTGGCCGACGTCTCGGCGCTCTACGCGGCGGTCGGCGAGGGCAACCTGTCCGCCCAGGCCGTCGTACGCCGCGTGATCGACCTGCACGGCGGGGCCGAGGGAGCCCAGGAGGACCTCGCCGAGGGCGTCACGATCACCGGCCGCCGCGGCCGGTCCAAGGTGCCGACCGGTGGCGATGCCGGGGTGGTCGTCAAGGGCGCCCCCGACGTGTGGGTGAAGCTGGCCAAGTGCTGCACGCCGGTCCCACCCGACGCGATCCTCGGCTTCGTCACCAAGGGCGGCGGTGTCTCGGTGCACCGCACGGACTGCACCAACGCCAAGAGCCTGCAGGCCCACCCCGAGCGGCTGCTCGACGTCGAGTGGGCGGTCACCGGCCAGTCGACGTTCCTGGTGAACATCCAGGTCGAGGCGCTCGACCGGAACCGGCTGCTCTCGGACATCACGATGGTGCTCTCCGACGCCCACGTGAACATCCTGTCCGCGAGCCTGAGCACCAGCCGCGACCGGGTCGCCAAGAGCCGGTTCACCTTCGAGATGGCCGAGGCCAAGCACCTCGACACCGTGCTGAAGGCGGTCCGCTCGGTCCCCGGCGTCTTCGACGCTTACCGCGTCACCCAGTAG
- a CDS encoding adenine phosphoribosyltransferase, which yields MNDDLVGAAREALAKLVVDVPDFPEPGILFKDITPLLADHSGFAAVVAALAAAGCDADGTPVVDKVVGMEARGFILAAPVALALGTGFVPVRKAGKLPRHTHAVSYALEYGEATLELHQDSVEPGDRVLLVDDVLATGGTARATRELIEACGGTAHGLTVLMELGFLAGRDAVGDLAVSTLMTV from the coding sequence GTGAACGATGACCTCGTCGGCGCGGCCCGCGAGGCGCTGGCCAAGCTGGTCGTCGACGTGCCGGACTTCCCCGAGCCGGGCATCCTCTTCAAGGACATCACGCCGTTGCTGGCCGACCACTCCGGCTTCGCCGCGGTCGTGGCCGCCCTGGCCGCGGCGGGCTGCGACGCCGACGGCACGCCGGTGGTCGACAAGGTGGTCGGCATGGAGGCCCGCGGCTTCATCCTCGCCGCGCCGGTCGCGCTGGCCCTGGGCACCGGGTTCGTGCCGGTGCGCAAGGCCGGCAAGCTGCCCCGCCACACCCACGCCGTCTCCTACGCCCTGGAGTACGGCGAGGCCACCCTGGAGCTCCACCAGGACTCGGTCGAGCCGGGCGACCGGGTGCTCCTGGTCGACGACGTGCTCGCGACCGGCGGCACCGCCCGCGCGACCCGCGAGCTGATCGAGGCCTGCGGTGGCACCGCCCACGGGCTCACCGTGCTGATGGAGCTGGGCTTCCTGGCCGGACGCGACGCGGTCGGGGACCTGGCCGTCTCGACCCTGATGACGGTCTGA